One part of the uncultured Celeribacter sp. genome encodes these proteins:
- a CDS encoding site-2 protease family protein codes for MLKSEGALFEFRGPWSVPVQVGPSILLLFVLFFGGMPSREYLGFQLAMVAMLLLSIFLHEFGHAWGALIQRVPVRRVVLYGFGGYCEQSRAASPRESELIVAMGPIVTLTLWAVCRLLANALMTAGYGASPLVWGLNTMAWLNGYLAILNLLPIAPLDGGRLFELVLLRVMPARRAARITGYLGMALLILVTAFFLFYMRSYIFLLFVLPGFAVNLAKLRGQG; via the coding sequence ATGTTGAAATCCGAAGGTGCCCTTTTCGAATTCCGCGGCCCATGGAGTGTGCCGGTTCAGGTCGGGCCGAGTATCCTGCTGCTGTTCGTTCTGTTTTTCGGAGGCATGCCATCGCGCGAGTACCTTGGGTTTCAGCTGGCCATGGTGGCCATGCTGTTGCTGTCGATTTTCCTGCATGAGTTCGGCCATGCCTGGGGCGCGTTGATCCAGAGGGTGCCGGTGCGTCGGGTCGTGCTCTATGGGTTTGGCGGCTATTGCGAACAGAGCCGGGCGGCGTCCCCGCGTGAAAGTGAGCTGATCGTCGCTATGGGGCCGATCGTGACACTGACCCTTTGGGCGGTCTGTCGCTTGCTGGCAAATGCGCTGATGACCGCGGGCTATGGGGCAAGCCCGTTGGTCTGGGGGTTGAACACCATGGCCTGGCTGAACGGCTATCTGGCGATCCTGAATCTGCTGCCGATCGCGCCGCTGGATGGAGGGCGGCTTTTTGAGCTGGTCCTGTTGCGCGTCATGCCTGCCCGCCGGGCCGCCCGGATCACGGGCTATCTGGGTATGGCGCTGCTGATCTTGGTCACGGCCTTTTTCCTGTTTTACATGCGCTCCTACATTTTTCTTCTCTTTGTCTTGCCAGGATTCGCGGTGAATTTGGCCAAGCTGCGCGGGCAGGGGTAA
- a CDS encoding iron-sulfur cluster assembly accessory protein has protein sequence MFGIPGKQAVTLTPAAATQIAKLMAKDGSQGLRIGIKKGGCAGMEYTMDYVSEIDPMDEVVEQEGARVMIAPMAQMFLFGTEIDYEISLLESGFKFRNPNVVDACGCGESIKFDESLSAGK, from the coding sequence ATGTTCGGCATTCCCGGAAAACAAGCTGTGACCCTCACACCCGCAGCGGCGACCCAAATCGCCAAGCTGATGGCGAAAGACGGCTCGCAGGGTCTGCGCATCGGCATCAAGAAAGGTGGCTGCGCGGGCATGGAGTATACCATGGACTACGTGTCGGAGATTGATCCGATGGATGAGGTCGTGGAACAGGAGGGTGCGCGGGTGATGATCGCCCCGATGGCGCAGATGTTCCTCTTCGGCACGGAAATCGACTATGAAATCTCGCTGCTCGAATCCGGTTTCAAATTCCGCAACCCCAACGTCGTGGATGCCTGCGGCTGCGGTGAGAGTATCAAGTTCGACGAAAGCCTGAGTGCGGGCAAATAA
- a CDS encoding pyruvate kinase → MSQNFCPLPPDPARLQIELRGLRDSIALETTRIWQDWEDIDMRPAFLRSAQNLATYLAFRHADLSRLQPDLAALGLSTLGRAEPHVRASLDAVEAALNGLNGTATAFPDPARFAAGPARLAARRDTAFGTGASGAPRSRILVTLPTEAATDPELIPAMIEAGADAMRINCAHDGPEIWGQMIDRIREASTVAGRYVPVLMDLGGPKLRTGAVYAPDKPRVQIGDRLNILREPPQSKVKHVTTTLSHPELIDSLSPGMAVFIDDGKIGAEVIDVGKKGAKLRVTRADPKGVKLKPEKGFNLPSVEIDIPALTAEDIRALDFVVGRADLIGYSFVQTPEDIRLLVDEIDARLAPGASRPTLVLKIETGLAIRNLPKLIVQAGALTETAVMIARGDLAVEIGLERMSEMQEEILWLCEAAHTPVVWATQVLEGLMKQGLATRAETTDAAMAQRADCVMLNKGPYVIDTIRFLSRVLGRMDRHMTKKSARLGPLRSWRGDLTL, encoded by the coding sequence ATGTCCCAAAACTTTTGCCCCCTTCCGCCCGACCCCGCCCGGCTGCAGATCGAACTGCGCGGGCTGCGTGACAGCATTGCCCTAGAAACCACACGGATCTGGCAGGATTGGGAAGACATCGACATGCGGCCCGCGTTCCTGCGCTCGGCCCAGAACCTTGCTACATATCTGGCCTTCCGCCATGCCGACCTGAGTCGGCTGCAACCGGATCTGGCTGCGCTGGGCCTGTCCACCCTGGGCAGGGCCGAACCGCATGTGCGCGCCTCGCTCGACGCTGTTGAAGCCGCGCTGAACGGGTTGAATGGCACCGCAACCGCCTTTCCCGATCCCGCACGGTTTGCCGCTGGCCCCGCGCGTCTGGCCGCCCGGCGCGACACGGCCTTTGGCACCGGGGCCTCCGGGGCCCCGCGGTCGCGCATCCTTGTGACCCTGCCGACAGAGGCCGCCACAGATCCCGAACTGATCCCTGCCATGATCGAGGCAGGTGCCGATGCGATGCGCATCAACTGCGCCCATGACGGACCCGAAATCTGGGGCCAGATGATCGACCGCATCCGCGAGGCCAGCACCGTCGCCGGACGCTACGTGCCGGTCCTGATGGATCTGGGCGGGCCAAAACTGCGCACCGGGGCGGTCTATGCCCCGGACAAGCCGCGCGTTCAGATCGGCGATCGCCTGAACATTCTGCGCGAACCGCCCCAAAGCAAGGTCAAACATGTCACCACGACCCTGAGCCATCCAGAGCTCATCGACAGCCTCAGCCCCGGCATGGCGGTCTTTATCGACGACGGCAAGATCGGCGCCGAAGTCATCGACGTAGGCAAAAAGGGCGCTAAGCTGCGCGTCACCCGCGCCGACCCGAAAGGGGTCAAGCTGAAACCCGAGAAAGGCTTCAATCTGCCCTCTGTTGAAATCGACATCCCGGCGCTGACCGCCGAAGACATTCGGGCGCTCGACTTCGTGGTCGGGCGCGCCGATCTGATCGGCTATTCCTTTGTGCAGACCCCCGAAGACATTCGCCTGCTGGTCGATGAAATCGACGCACGTCTGGCACCCGGGGCCAGCCGTCCGACGCTTGTGCTGAAAATCGAAACCGGGCTTGCAATCCGCAACCTGCCGAAACTGATCGTTCAGGCCGGAGCGCTGACCGAAACCGCCGTGATGATTGCCCGTGGCGATCTGGCGGTGGAAATCGGTCTGGAGCGTATGTCGGAAATGCAGGAAGAGATTTTGTGGCTCTGCGAAGCCGCGCACACGCCGGTGGTCTGGGCGACGCAGGTTCTGGAAGGACTTATGAAACAAGGCCTTGCTACCCGTGCCGAAACAACGGATGCCGCCATGGCGCAGCGTGCCGATTGCGTGATGCTGAACAAAGGCCCCTATGTGATCGACACGATCCGGTTCCTATCGCGCGTTCTGGGCCGGATGGATCGGCATATGACCAAAAAATCGGCGCGCCTTGGACCGCTGCGGTCGTGGCGCGGGGATCTGACGCTGTAG
- a CDS encoding DUF3307 domain-containing protein, whose protein sequence is MAETLAALFLAHVLADYVFQTDRMVATKDKAGTLLLHAAVVWLCMVGALGTWGGWPLLALAGLHLSLDTIKTFAIRHGVRDGLMPYLTDQLAHLASLLALAAYAPQLWHNGVWAGGWFETTDWLPPVMALIAGGIFATRAGGFAVGKLMAPYVTAMQDTTDSSLPSGGMKIGLLERGLIFLLIFAGHPGGIGFLIAAKSILRFDATSDNAKAEYVIIGTLASFGWAIAVSLITMGLLRTLNGLPLLEIGAITP, encoded by the coding sequence ATGGCTGAAACCCTTGCGGCGCTCTTTCTGGCCCATGTGCTGGCCGATTACGTCTTTCAGACCGACCGCATGGTGGCAACCAAGGACAAGGCCGGCACCCTGCTGCTGCACGCTGCCGTTGTTTGGCTGTGCATGGTCGGCGCGCTGGGCACATGGGGCGGTTGGCCGCTCTTGGCGCTGGCCGGACTGCATCTGAGCCTCGACACGATCAAGACCTTTGCCATCCGCCATGGGGTGCGGGACGGGCTGATGCCCTATCTGACCGACCAGCTGGCGCATCTGGCCAGCCTTTTGGCGCTGGCCGCCTATGCGCCGCAGCTTTGGCACAACGGTGTCTGGGCGGGGGGCTGGTTTGAAACAACCGACTGGTTGCCGCCCGTGATGGCGCTGATCGCCGGGGGCATCTTTGCCACCCGCGCGGGCGGTTTTGCCGTGGGCAAGCTGATGGCCCCCTATGTGACGGCCATGCAGGACACCACAGACAGCAGCTTGCCCAGTGGCGGGATGAAAATCGGCCTGCTGGAGCGCGGGCTGATTTTCCTGCTGATCTTCGCCGGCCACCCCGGCGGCATCGGCTTTCTAATTGCGGCAAAATCCATCCTGCGCTTTGACGCCACCTCCGACAACGCGAAGGCGGAATATGTCATCATCGGCACATTGGCCTCTTTCGGCTGGGCGATTGCCGTCTCGCTGATCACAATGGGCCTGCTGCGCACGCTCAATGGGCTGCCACTCCTTGAGATCGGGGCGATAACACCCTAG
- a CDS encoding TfoX/Sxy family protein produces MPVSDEEIAFVHDLFDPLGQISHRKMMGGLSICCDGQIFAILSSDGEIYLKTQGTLAAALDAAGSHKFATADGRGMHYWTLPDPALDDPELACDWARRTLDAIAAR; encoded by the coding sequence ATGCCCGTCTCAGACGAAGAGATCGCCTTCGTCCATGATCTTTTTGACCCTTTGGGACAGATCAGCCACCGCAAGATGATGGGCGGCCTGTCGATTTGTTGCGACGGCCAGATCTTTGCCATCCTGTCCTCAGACGGCGAGATTTACCTCAAGACGCAGGGAACACTCGCCGCAGCCCTTGATGCTGCGGGATCACATAAATTTGCCACCGCAGACGGGCGCGGCATGCACTATTGGACCCTGCCCGACCCCGCGCTGGACGATCCGGAGCTGGCCTGCGACTGGGCTCGGCGCACGCTTGACGCCATCGCGGCCCGCTGA
- a CDS encoding FAD-dependent monooxygenase, producing the protein MLIGQDIAVLGGGVAGLAVAQAVALHGAKVTLYERAPEITEVGAGLQISPNGARVLAALGLDAPGRAMRSEGVCLMDGYTGREVLAMDFKTARPKDDFLLMHRADLIALLEEGARAAGVTICLSHDVSAVEGDAEGVTLRFANGRSARHEVVLGADGLHSVLRPMLNGPEKPFFTGQTAWRATVPALGGEEPVALVHMAAGRHVVSYPLREGRLINIVAVEERPDWVEEGWHHPGDPVELMTHFTNFCPGVKGLLSRAETVSRWGLFRHPVAETWHSERTAILGDAAHPTLPFLAQGANMALEDAWVLATCLAQLPLEQALPAYQARRRNRVVRVIEAANGNARNYHLKGLTRVAGHLALRLGGRIAPRVPFEKFSWLYDYDVTGPQA; encoded by the coding sequence ATGTTGATCGGACAGGATATTGCCGTTTTGGGCGGTGGCGTCGCGGGGCTTGCGGTGGCGCAGGCCGTGGCGCTTCACGGCGCCAAGGTCACGCTTTACGAACGCGCCCCTGAGATCACAGAAGTGGGGGCCGGGCTGCAGATTTCCCCCAATGGCGCGCGGGTTCTGGCCGCGCTGGGCCTTGATGCGCCGGGGCGCGCGATGCGTTCCGAGGGCGTCTGTCTGATGGATGGCTATACCGGGCGCGAAGTTCTGGCGATGGATTTCAAAACCGCGCGGCCCAAGGATGATTTCCTGCTGATGCATCGCGCCGATCTGATCGCGCTGCTGGAAGAGGGCGCCCGGGCTGCCGGGGTGACGATCTGCCTGTCGCATGATGTGAGCGCGGTCGAGGGCGATGCCGAAGGCGTCACGCTGCGCTTTGCCAACGGCCGCAGCGCGCGGCATGAGGTGGTGCTGGGTGCGGACGGGTTGCATTCGGTTCTGCGGCCGATGCTCAACGGACCGGAGAAGCCGTTCTTCACCGGTCAGACCGCCTGGCGGGCCACCGTGCCGGCGCTGGGGGGCGAGGAGCCGGTGGCGCTGGTGCATATGGCGGCGGGGCGGCATGTGGTCAGCTACCCGTTGCGGGAGGGACGCCTGATCAACATCGTTGCGGTCGAAGAGCGCCCGGATTGGGTCGAAGAGGGCTGGCATCATCCCGGGGATCCGGTCGAACTGATGACTCATTTCACCAATTTCTGCCCCGGTGTCAAAGGGCTGTTGTCGCGGGCTGAAACCGTGTCACGCTGGGGGCTGTTCCGGCATCCTGTGGCCGAGACATGGCATTCGGAACGGACCGCGATTCTGGGCGATGCGGCGCATCCGACGCTGCCGTTTCTGGCGCAGGGCGCAAATATGGCACTGGAAGACGCCTGGGTGCTGGCAACCTGTCTGGCACAGTTGCCGCTGGAGCAGGCTTTGCCCGCCTATCAGGCGCGGCGGCGCAACCGGGTGGTGCGGGTGATCGAAGCGGCCAATGGCAATGCCCGCAATTACCATCTGAAAGGGCTGACACGGGTTGCCGGACATCTGGCCTTGCGGCTGGGCGGGCGGATTGCCCCGCGCGTGCCGTTTGAGAAATTTTCCTGGCTTTACGATTACGATGTGACCGGGCCACAGGCCTGA
- the dksA gene encoding RNA polymerase-binding protein DksA yields the protein MKAEVFLPDDYRPAEDEPFMNERQLEYFRRKLLNWKAELLDEGRHTIEGLQDSTRNIPDITDRASEETDRALELRTRDRQRKLVAKIDAALRRIDEGEYGYCEVTGEPISLKRLDARPNATMTLEAQERHERREKVHRGD from the coding sequence ATGAAGGCTGAGGTTTTTCTGCCTGACGACTATCGTCCCGCTGAGGATGAGCCCTTTATGAATGAGCGTCAGCTGGAATATTTCCGGCGCAAGCTTCTGAACTGGAAGGCTGAACTTCTCGACGAGGGACGCCATACCATTGAAGGTCTGCAAGACAGCACGCGCAACATTCCCGACATCACGGACCGGGCGTCCGAGGAAACCGATCGCGCGCTGGAACTGCGCACGCGGGACCGTCAGCGCAAGCTGGTCGCCAAGATCGATGCGGCGCTGCGTCGAATCGACGAGGGCGAATACGGCTACTGCGAAGTGACCGGGGAACCGATTTCGCTGAAACGTCTGGATGCGCGTCCGAATGCGACGATGACCCTTGAGGCGCAGGAGCGCCACGAGCGCCGCGAAAAGGTGCATCGCGGCGACTGA
- a CDS encoding LysR family transcriptional regulator produces the protein MKDEPRLDDYRLFLAVADAGGLSGAEKATGTSLPTLSRRMATLERSLGKHLFERGARGYTLTADGRALLQLAAPLREAISRLNRFQLDTSQPEVRITAGRWTSRYIARHLPQIWTPECLWRPSLLASNADIDIARREADIGIRNRRPDQSWLAGRKLGTLHYAAFAKTPDIRGYVTLQEGLATTPSERWLRAHHPGEIIASASDARAVCDMAEAGIGRVLLPIFAGRDMSGLIQVTPPIAALTHDEWLVCHHDARHDPPVRAALDGLAQILTAPERFA, from the coding sequence TTGAAAGATGAACCGCGACTGGACGACTATCGCCTGTTCTTGGCCGTGGCCGATGCCGGCGGCCTGTCTGGCGCAGAGAAAGCCACCGGCACCTCTCTGCCTACCCTGTCGCGCCGCATGGCGACGCTGGAACGCAGTCTGGGCAAGCACCTGTTCGAACGCGGCGCACGGGGCTATACGCTGACGGCAGACGGGCGCGCTCTGCTGCAACTCGCAGCCCCGCTGCGCGAGGCCATCAGCCGCCTGAACCGCTTTCAACTGGACACCTCCCAGCCGGAGGTGCGGATCACGGCAGGACGCTGGACATCACGCTACATTGCACGCCATTTGCCACAGATCTGGACCCCGGAGTGCCTCTGGCGTCCATCCCTTCTGGCCTCCAACGCCGATATCGACATCGCCCGGCGCGAGGCCGATATCGGCATTCGCAACCGCCGCCCGGACCAAAGCTGGCTCGCCGGTCGCAAGCTTGGCACCCTGCACTATGCCGCCTTCGCCAAAACGCCCGACATCCGCGGCTATGTCACCTTGCAAGAGGGGCTGGCAACCACCCCGTCAGAGCGCTGGCTGCGAGCACATCATCCCGGGGAGATCATTGCGTCCGCCTCGGATGCGCGCGCAGTCTGCGACATGGCTGAGGCCGGGATCGGGCGCGTCCTGCTGCCCATCTTTGCCGGGCGTGACATGTCCGGGCTGATACAAGTGACCCCGCCTATTGCCGCGCTCACTCATGACGAATGGCTGGTTTGCCACCACGATGCCCGTCACGATCCGCCAGTGCGCGCCGCACTGGACGGGCTGGCACAGATACTGACCGCACCCGAACGCTTCGCATGA
- a CDS encoding MoxR family ATPase yields MKFSSTDSYIAPTDLSVAVNAAIALERPLLVKGEPGTGKTELARQVAASLGLEMIEWNIKSTTRAQQGLYEYDAVSRLRDSQLGDPRVENVRHYIKKGKLWQAFEADQKVVLLIDEVDKADIEFPNDLLQELDKMAFHVYETGETVTAKQRPVVIITSNNEKELPDAFLRRCFFHYIRFPDIDTMRAIVEVHFPGIKERLLTTALTQFYEIRETQGLKKKPSTSEVLDWLKLLLAEDLTPEDLARDGANALPKLHGALLKNEQDVALFERLAFMARGQRR; encoded by the coding sequence ATGAAATTCTCCTCGACAGACAGTTATATTGCTCCAACCGACCTCTCTGTGGCCGTCAACGCCGCCATTGCGTTGGAACGCCCCCTGCTGGTCAAAGGGGAGCCAGGCACCGGTAAAACCGAACTGGCGCGGCAGGTTGCGGCCTCTCTCGGCCTTGAGATGATCGAGTGGAACATCAAATCCACCACCCGCGCCCAGCAGGGCCTTTACGAATACGACGCGGTGTCGCGACTGCGCGACAGCCAATTGGGCGATCCCCGTGTCGAGAACGTGCGTCACTACATCAAAAAAGGCAAACTCTGGCAGGCCTTCGAAGCCGACCAGAAGGTTGTCTTGCTGATCGACGAGGTGGATAAGGCAGACATCGAATTCCCCAACGACCTGCTGCAGGAACTCGACAAGATGGCCTTCCATGTCTACGAAACCGGCGAAACCGTCACCGCCAAACAGCGCCCCGTGGTGATTATCACCTCCAACAATGAAAAGGAACTGCCTGACGCGTTTCTGCGCCGGTGCTTCTTTCACTACATCCGCTTTCCCGACATCGACACGATGCGCGCCATCGTCGAGGTCCATTTCCCCGGCATCAAGGAACGGCTGCTGACCACGGCGCTGACGCAGTTCTATGAGATCCGCGAAACTCAGGGGCTGAAAAAGAAACCCTCGACCTCTGAGGTTCTGGATTGGCTGAAACTGCTTCTGGCCGAAGACCTGACCCCCGAAGATCTGGCCCGTGACGGTGCAAATGCTCTGCCGAAACTTCATGGCGCGCTCTTGAAAAACGAACAGGATGTGGCACTGTTCGAACGTCTCGCCTTCATGGCGCGCGGACAGCGGCGCTAA
- the tpiA gene encoding triose-phosphate isomerase, with amino-acid sequence MARKLAAGNWKMNGLKTSLAEAKTLADMFPSPSVDILLCPPATLVSGMAAVLNGTAVATGGQDCHMAASGAHTGDISAEMLVDSGASYVILGHSERRTDHFETNETVAAKTEAALAGGLIAVVCVGETLEQREAGETLTLIRAQVEGSLPASADPAKLVIAYEPVWAIGTGKVPTIEQIAEVHDDIRATLTKRFGAAADDIPLLYGGSVKPGNASEIFATSNVDGALVGGASLKAADFSGIVTALEAA; translated from the coding sequence ATGGCACGCAAACTCGCAGCAGGTAACTGGAAAATGAACGGGCTCAAAACCAGCCTTGCCGAAGCCAAGACATTGGCCGACATGTTCCCCAGCCCCTCCGTCGACATCCTTCTGTGCCCCCCGGCCACATTGGTCTCGGGCATGGCCGCCGTTCTGAACGGCACGGCGGTGGCGACCGGCGGACAGGATTGCCATATGGCCGCCTCCGGCGCACATACCGGCGATATTTCCGCCGAAATGCTCGTAGATTCTGGCGCAAGCTATGTAATCCTGGGCCACTCCGAACGCCGCACGGATCACTTTGAAACCAACGAAACCGTCGCAGCCAAGACCGAAGCCGCGCTTGCCGGCGGCCTGATCGCCGTGGTCTGCGTTGGCGAAACGCTGGAGCAACGCGAAGCCGGTGAAACTCTGACGCTGATCCGCGCACAGGTCGAAGGCTCCCTGCCCGCCTCGGCCGATCCGGCCAAGCTGGTCATCGCCTATGAACCGGTCTGGGCCATTGGTACCGGCAAGGTACCAACCATCGAGCAAATCGCCGAAGTCCACGACGACATCCGCGCCACGCTGACCAAACGCTTTGGTGCGGCTGCCGACGACATTCCCCTGCTCTACGGCGGCTCGGTGAAACCCGGCAATGCCTCCGAAATCTTTGCCACGTCCAATGTCGACGGGGCACTGGTGGGCGGCGCCTCTCTCAAGGCCGCCGATTTCTCTGGCATCGTGACCGCGCTCGAAGCCGCCTGA
- a CDS encoding SUF system Fe-S cluster assembly protein, with the protein MTEEANPVEGTPLIKPSSTDHPLHEAVVEACRTVYDPEIPVNIYDLGLVYTIEINDENEVLVLMTLTAPGCPVAGEMPGWVADAIEPLPGVKQVDVELTWNPPWGMEMMSDEARLELGFM; encoded by the coding sequence ATGACCGAAGAGGCAAATCCCGTCGAGGGCACACCGCTGATCAAGCCGTCAAGCACGGATCACCCGCTGCACGAGGCGGTCGTCGAAGCCTGCCGCACGGTTTACGACCCGGAAATCCCGGTCAACATCTATGACCTCGGTCTCGTCTACACGATTGAGATCAACGATGAAAACGAGGTTCTCGTCCTGATGACCCTGACCGCACCGGGCTGCCCTGTGGCCGGGGAAATGCCGGGCTGGGTGGCCGATGCAATCGAGCCGCTACCGGGGGTCAAACAGGTGGATGTCGAACTGACATGGAATCCGCCCTGGGGCATGGAAATGATGTCGGACGAAGCCCGTCTAGAACTCGGTTTTATGTAA
- a CDS encoding MarR family transcriptional regulator, with the protein MTQQSRTIAVLTGDLVNSTGLGPAKVERAFRALEDCAALQADWAGGRSLHFTRHRGDGWQVALPEPKYALRAALCFRAALRAEGEDFDSYIGLAEGEAPEDIGPDLNEETAEVFVASGDALDMIKLLSLGERLQHASGGALQATTLLADYISQGWTPPQASAILPFLSPGTPPHYTDIAKALGKSRQSVTKSLEAAGYQVLRDALKTLEAADTPADPEAEHG; encoded by the coding sequence ATGACCCAACAAAGCCGCACCATAGCCGTCCTCACCGGCGATCTCGTCAACTCCACCGGGCTTGGTCCGGCAAAAGTCGAACGCGCCTTCCGCGCGCTGGAAGACTGCGCCGCGCTGCAAGCCGACTGGGCAGGCGGGCGCAGCCTGCACTTCACCCGCCACCGCGGGGATGGCTGGCAGGTCGCCCTGCCCGAGCCGAAATACGCGTTGCGCGCCGCACTGTGCTTTCGCGCGGCGTTAAGGGCCGAAGGCGAAGATTTCGACAGCTACATCGGCCTGGCTGAAGGCGAGGCCCCCGAAGACATCGGCCCGGATCTGAATGAGGAAACCGCAGAGGTCTTCGTGGCCTCAGGGGATGCGCTCGATATGATCAAACTGCTGAGCCTTGGCGAACGACTGCAACACGCCAGCGGCGGCGCCTTACAGGCCACCACCTTGCTGGCGGACTATATTTCGCAAGGCTGGACCCCGCCACAGGCCAGCGCAATCCTGCCGTTTCTCTCCCCCGGCACGCCACCCCATTACACGGATATCGCCAAGGCGCTGGGCAAATCTCGGCAATCTGTCACCAAATCGCTGGAAGCCGCTGGCTATCAGGTGCTGCGTGACGCGCTGAAAACGCTGGAAGCTGCGGACACCCCAGCAGATCCGGAGGCCGAGCATGGCTGA